In Halapricum desulfuricans, a single window of DNA contains:
- a CDS encoding glutamate-cysteine ligase family protein — MRRSVEVEYWVVDTDGTLTGPGDLVSASPGVEREFVEPLLEIKTTPCSSSDELRGELLDRLEAVLDRAEDLGKRLVPLATPVRADEIAEIPSERTRIQNEIVGEDFQYVRHCAGTHVHFEQQPGHTVDQFNVLVALDPAFAAVNSSPYFRGRRLAAGARSKLYRDMAYDTVPHQGKLWRYLADQREWARRLERRYEEFLTAASEAGVDRSAVYRHFDPESAIWTPVQLRDRFGTVEWRSPDTALPSQVLRLADDLVGVVERAVDTEVRIGGNRGYRTETETVLPEFDTVVEHVNGSIRLGLESDTVRTYLDRMGIDPDAYEPITTRFDQRGRITEASARRLRLEYADRLEADVRSRSALRAD, encoded by the coding sequence ATGCGTCGGAGCGTCGAGGTCGAGTACTGGGTCGTCGATACCGACGGCACGCTGACCGGACCGGGCGACCTCGTCTCGGCGTCACCCGGCGTCGAACGGGAGTTCGTCGAACCGTTGCTTGAGATCAAAACGACGCCGTGTTCCTCGAGCGACGAGCTTCGCGGAGAACTGCTCGACCGCCTGGAGGCTGTGCTCGACCGCGCAGAGGATCTCGGGAAGCGGCTGGTGCCGCTGGCGACGCCCGTGCGTGCGGACGAGATCGCCGAGATTCCGAGCGAGCGGACCCGGATTCAAAACGAGATCGTCGGCGAGGACTTCCAGTACGTCCGTCACTGTGCCGGAACGCACGTCCACTTCGAACAGCAGCCCGGGCACACGGTCGATCAGTTCAACGTGCTCGTCGCGCTCGATCCCGCGTTCGCGGCGGTCAACTCCTCGCCGTACTTCCGGGGTCGCCGCCTGGCCGCCGGTGCCCGGTCGAAACTGTACCGGGATATGGCGTACGACACCGTTCCACACCAGGGCAAGCTGTGGCGGTATCTCGCCGATCAACGGGAGTGGGCGCGACGGCTCGAACGCCGCTACGAGGAGTTCCTCACGGCCGCTAGCGAAGCGGGCGTGGACCGGTCGGCCGTCTACAGGCACTTCGATCCCGAGAGCGCGATCTGGACGCCGGTACAACTCCGTGATCGGTTCGGAACCGTCGAGTGGCGCTCACCCGACACGGCGCTCCCGAGCCAGGTGCTCCGGTTGGCTGACGACCTCGTCGGCGTCGTCGAACGCGCCGTCGACACCGAGGTCCGAATCGGTGGAAATCGAGGCTATCGAACCGAGACCGAGACCGTCCTCCCCGAGTTCGATACAGTGGTCGAACACGTCAACGGGTCGATCCGTCTCGGTCTCGAATCGGACACCGTTCGTACGTATCTCGATCGGATGGGGATCGATCCCGACGCATACGAGCCGATCACGACCCGGTTCGACCAGCGAGGGCGCATCACCGAAGCGTCGGCCCGTCGGCTCCGCCTCGAGTACGCGGACCGGCTCGAAGCGGACGTCCGAAGCCGGAGCGCGCTTCGAGCCGACTGA
- a CDS encoding SOUL family heme-binding protein has translation MDRLTKAALVGAGVGLLGWIGWGIYSTRTAKPVPYERLRRIDGAELRRYPETVLVETTADDQWTAFRRLFRYISGANSGAESLSMTTPVETRAGTSISMTTPVRSETTERESVRMGFYLPPEYGPDTAPEPTESGVELVIEPEKTVAARRFSWYTPQWRVDRHARRLLDALERGGIEPRGDPSLLRYNDPWTPPFLRRNEVAVEVAVE, from the coding sequence ATGGATCGACTGACGAAAGCGGCTCTTGTCGGTGCCGGGGTCGGGCTTCTCGGCTGGATCGGGTGGGGAATCTATTCGACGCGGACAGCGAAGCCCGTACCCTACGAGCGCCTCCGGCGGATCGACGGGGCCGAACTCAGACGCTATCCGGAGACGGTCCTCGTCGAGACGACCGCGGACGACCAGTGGACGGCGTTTCGGCGGCTGTTCCGATATATCTCGGGAGCCAACAGCGGCGCCGAGTCGCTCTCGATGACGACCCCCGTCGAGACACGGGCGGGGACATCGATCTCGATGACGACGCCGGTACGGTCAGAGACGACCGAACGCGAGAGCGTCCGCATGGGCTTCTACCTCCCGCCGGAGTACGGCCCCGACACGGCCCCGGAACCGACCGAGTCGGGCGTCGAACTCGTCATCGAGCCCGAGAAGACGGTCGCAGCCCGTCGGTTTTCGTGGTACACCCCCCAGTGGCGAGTCGATCGTCACGCGCGGCGGTTGCTCGACGCGCTCGAGCGCGGAGGGATCGAACCGCGCGGCGACCCGTCGCTACTCCGGTACAACGACCCGTGGACGCCGCCGTTCCTGCGACGGAACGAGGTTGCGGTCGAAGTCGCCGTCGAGTGA
- a CDS encoding sulfite exporter TauE/SafE family protein, with product MLTALAPELLVVLTLVIVVAGAVNGLAGFGFALVGTMVLATAMDPAVAVVFMIAPILGVNLSLLRDLSLDDLRTCGRRFAPLVLAALVGTLLGLVALERLPQGPLKVGLGTISLAFVASAQRVVRLPGLDRAREGCFVESTAGMIGVGAVSGLLFGGTNVGVQLVAYLRSCNLSHGVFVGVVAMVFLGLNAIRIGAAGALGLYPSVAFFLVSVVAVLPAVVGVAAGKRLRTSVDERGRRAVVLGLLAVIGVRLIVGGLGIA from the coding sequence ATGCTCACTGCGCTCGCGCCCGAGCTGCTCGTCGTCCTGACGCTCGTCATCGTCGTCGCCGGCGCGGTGAACGGCCTGGCCGGCTTCGGGTTCGCGCTGGTCGGCACGATGGTACTGGCGACAGCCATGGACCCGGCGGTCGCGGTCGTGTTCATGATCGCGCCGATTTTGGGCGTGAACCTCTCGTTGCTCCGGGACCTCTCGCTGGACGATCTGCGGACGTGCGGTCGGCGGTTCGCGCCGCTGGTCCTCGCGGCGCTGGTCGGGACGCTCCTCGGACTGGTCGCTCTCGAACGACTCCCGCAGGGGCCGCTGAAGGTCGGCCTCGGGACCATCTCGCTGGCCTTCGTCGCCAGCGCACAGCGAGTCGTCCGACTGCCGGGGCTCGACCGCGCCAGAGAGGGGTGTTTCGTCGAATCGACGGCCGGCATGATCGGGGTGGGTGCCGTCTCGGGGCTGCTGTTCGGCGGGACGAACGTCGGCGTCCAGCTGGTCGCGTACCTCCGGAGCTGTAACCTCTCTCACGGGGTCTTCGTCGGCGTCGTGGCGATGGTCTTTCTGGGACTCAACGCGATCCGGATCGGAGCCGCCGGCGCGCTCGGCCTGTACCCCAGCGTCGCGTTCTTTCTCGTCTCGGTCGTCGCCGTGCTTCCGGCCGTGGTCGGCGTCGCCGCCGGCAAACGACTCCGGACCAGTGTCGACGAGCGCGGCCGGCGGGCAGTCGTACTCGGCCTGCTTGCGGTGATCGGCGTCCGGTTGATCGTGGGCGGACTCGGAATCGCGTGA
- a CDS encoding metal-dependent transcriptional regulator, protein MSEYPPAIDTELPVSPGEGRYLCGLLYRTLLDEPPIGNGELAEHLGVSGASVSEMIDAFDEAGLVEYEPYRGATLTDDGERLAREILWRRCVVTRFFDRISGVDLADEQAYQIGCLLEEKDVEALARQVDQPCRTRCQADSAEDCAELAV, encoded by the coding sequence ATGAGCGAGTATCCGCCGGCGATCGACACGGAACTGCCGGTCAGTCCCGGCGAAGGGCGGTATCTCTGCGGCCTGCTGTACCGGACGCTGCTGGACGAGCCGCCGATCGGCAACGGCGAGCTCGCCGAGCACCTCGGCGTCAGCGGAGCCAGCGTCTCGGAGATGATCGACGCGTTCGACGAGGCCGGCCTCGTCGAGTACGAACCCTACCGCGGTGCGACGCTGACCGACGACGGCGAGCGACTCGCAAGGGAGATCCTCTGGCGGCGGTGTGTCGTCACGCGGTTCTTCGATCGGATTAGCGGCGTCGATCTGGCCGACGAGCAGGCCTATCAGATCGGCTGTCTGCTCGAAGAGAAAGACGTCGAGGCGCTCGCGCGGCAGGTTGACCAGCCTTGCCGGACCCGCTGTCAGGCCGACAGTGCCGAGGACTGCGCGGAGCTGGCGGTCTGA
- a CDS encoding type 1 glutamine amidotransferase has translation MSELRIALLNAARSAAETRRNFERELDAELVEFNCPDGELPSSFAFDACVVTGSEASVYWDEPWIGRLKEWVGDAVSAGVPFLGVCYGHQLLADVLGGQVERMGEYEIGYRTIRHDGENPLLDGVDEEFTAFTTHSDRVRRAPPGARVFAHNDYGIHGFRKGRVLTVQFHPEYDMEMARSVTKGKDIDQAKIDAVLAGITEENYRAAREAKQLFDNFLAFVERVRADRAAVESLSVDR, from the coding sequence GTGAGTGAATTACGCATCGCGCTGTTGAACGCGGCACGTTCGGCCGCCGAGACCAGGCGGAACTTCGAGCGCGAGTTAGATGCCGAACTCGTCGAGTTCAACTGCCCCGACGGGGAGTTGCCGTCGTCGTTCGCGTTCGACGCGTGCGTCGTGACGGGGTCGGAGGCCTCTGTCTACTGGGACGAGCCGTGGATCGGGCGGCTCAAAGAGTGGGTCGGCGACGCCGTCTCGGCGGGGGTCCCGTTTCTGGGCGTCTGTTACGGTCACCAGTTACTGGCTGACGTCCTCGGCGGGCAAGTCGAGAGAATGGGCGAGTACGAGATCGGATACCGGACGATCCGCCACGACGGCGAGAACCCGTTGCTCGACGGTGTCGACGAAGAATTCACGGCGTTCACGACCCATTCCGATCGCGTGCGCCGAGCGCCACCCGGTGCGAGGGTCTTCGCTCACAACGACTACGGGATCCATGGCTTCCGGAAGGGGCGCGTCCTGACCGTGCAGTTTCACCCCGAGTACGACATGGAGATGGCCCGCTCCGTCACGAAGGGCAAGGACATCGATCAGGCGAAAATCGATGCCGTGCTCGCGGGGATCACCGAGGAGAACTACCGGGCGGCCCGCGAGGCGAAACAACTGTTCGACAACTTTCTGGCGTTCGTCGAGCGCGTCCGAGCTGATCGTGCCGCCGTCGAGTCACTATCTGTCGATCGGTGA
- a CDS encoding universal stress protein: MYRVLMPIDGSESRGAAQAETVIALPDATESITVILLYVFDDEDEMETTTPEEIAGGNVAANRLRDAGVAVEQTSRVGDPAIKILAAADEVGADHIVLGGRKRSPVGAVLFGSVSQNVIVDADRPVTITGGMT; the protein is encoded by the coding sequence ATGTACCGGGTGCTGATGCCGATCGATGGAAGCGAGTCACGTGGCGCAGCCCAGGCCGAAACAGTGATCGCCCTTCCGGACGCGACGGAAAGCATCACAGTAATACTGCTGTACGTGTTCGACGACGAAGACGAAATGGAGACGACAACCCCCGAGGAGATCGCCGGCGGGAACGTAGCGGCGAATCGGCTGCGGGACGCCGGCGTCGCGGTCGAACAGACCTCTCGCGTTGGTGATCCAGCGATCAAGATCCTTGCTGCGGCCGACGAGGTCGGGGCCGACCATATCGTTCTCGGTGGCCGCAAGCGATCCCCGGTCGGTGCAGTGCTGTTCGGTAGCGTCAGCCAGAACGTCATCGTCGACGCCGATCGGCCCGTCACGATCACTGGCGGGATGACGTGA
- a CDS encoding FaeA/PapI family transcriptional regulator, translated as MAPRHGNGGKAGAGQSNRRGGRGDGPGGKRHERRRERVRDEDGQFVETVDGETVLSVFEAVSGPVVTTTDVSDVLGVSTESARQKLNELVEAGELRRRKTGRTVVYWRVE; from the coding sequence ATGGCACCCAGACACGGAAACGGCGGCAAAGCGGGCGCTGGACAGTCGAACCGACGCGGCGGGCGCGGCGACGGGCCCGGTGGGAAGCGCCACGAGCGGCGGCGCGAGCGCGTCCGCGACGAGGACGGACAGTTCGTCGAGACGGTCGACGGAGAGACCGTACTGAGCGTCTTCGAGGCCGTCTCTGGACCGGTCGTCACGACGACGGACGTCTCGGACGTGCTCGGCGTAAGCACCGAATCGGCTCGACAGAAGCTCAACGAACTCGTCGAAGCGGGCGAGTTACGGCGGCGCAAGACCGGCCGTACGGTCGTCTACTGGCGGGTCGAATGA
- a CDS encoding SDR family oxidoreductase produces MDLRLEGNAALCTAATSGLGLASAEALAREGCDVAVCGTTDEHVEEAREHLQSVGDGDVLAVQADVTDPDAVEAFVEATVEEFGRLDHVVTSAGGPPSGPFTETTERDWYQAYDLLVMSYVWTTRAALPHLRDGGGSIVAITSRSVREVIDDLVLSNSVRRAVIGLVKTQSREFAPEVRVNAVLPGAHETSRIQELVEAAVERGEYDDYEAGLADWAEDVPLERIGDPDELGDVVAFLASERASYVTGAGVPIDGGSMRS; encoded by the coding sequence ATGGATCTGCGACTCGAGGGAAACGCGGCACTCTGTACGGCGGCGACCAGCGGCCTCGGACTGGCGAGCGCCGAGGCACTCGCCCGCGAGGGCTGTGACGTCGCCGTCTGTGGCACGACCGACGAACACGTCGAAGAGGCACGCGAGCACCTGCAATCGGTCGGCGACGGCGACGTGCTGGCGGTGCAGGCGGACGTCACTGATCCGGACGCGGTCGAGGCGTTCGTCGAGGCGACCGTCGAGGAGTTCGGTCGCCTGGATCACGTCGTCACGAGCGCGGGCGGCCCGCCCAGCGGCCCGTTCACCGAGACGACTGAACGCGACTGGTATCAGGCCTACGACCTGCTGGTGATGAGTTACGTCTGGACGACCCGGGCGGCGCTTCCCCACCTCCGGGACGGTGGCGGCTCGATCGTCGCGATCACCTCCCGCTCGGTCCGGGAAGTCATCGACGACCTCGTGTTGTCGAACTCGGTCCGGCGAGCGGTAATCGGTCTCGTCAAGACTCAGTCCCGGGAGTTCGCGCCCGAGGTCCGGGTCAACGCCGTGTTGCCCGGCGCACACGAGACCAGCCGGATTCAGGAGCTGGTCGAGGCCGCCGTCGAACGCGGCGAGTACGACGACTACGAGGCGGGGCTGGCCGACTGGGCCGAGGACGTCCCGCTCGAGCGGATCGGCGACCCCGACGAACTCGGCGACGTGGTGGCGTTTCTGGCGAGCGAGCGGGCGAGTTACGTCACGGGGGCGGGCGTGCCGATCGACGGGGGATCGATGCGCAGCTGA
- a CDS encoding NifB/NifX family molybdenum-iron cluster-binding protein, translating into MQVCMPTLGEGGLDADVSHHFGRAPTYTVYDTDADEVAVYENDSDHRGGSGSPPEIVVDLGADALVCVHLGERASEQFHEMGIPIYCGAEGTVEDALERFRNDDLTRERPGSDACREDDDHEHGHSSGGDKGHEHAGGDAR; encoded by the coding sequence ATGCAAGTCTGTATGCCGACCCTCGGCGAAGGGGGTCTCGACGCCGACGTGTCCCATCACTTCGGTCGCGCGCCGACGTATACGGTCTACGATACCGACGCTGACGAGGTCGCCGTCTACGAAAACGACAGCGACCACCGCGGCGGGAGCGGATCACCGCCGGAGATCGTGGTCGATCTCGGTGCCGACGCGCTCGTCTGTGTCCACCTCGGGGAGCGCGCGAGCGAGCAGTTCCACGAGATGGGTATCCCGATCTACTGCGGGGCCGAGGGGACCGTCGAAGACGCTCTCGAGCGCTTCCGGAACGACGATCTCACGCGGGAGCGGCCCGGCAGTGACGCCTGTCGAGAGGACGACGATCACGAACACGGCCACAGTTCTGGTGGCGACAAGGGTCATGAACACGCCGGAGGTGACGCCCGATGA
- a CDS encoding class 1 fructose-bisphosphatase codes for MNTIDRIERAVRETSHYVKRNLGTHAGKRGQTNPSDEVQTGADVWSDDLFFDALAPLDGVGSYTSEERSETVDCGEGYAIAIDPLDGSGNLASNNSVGTIVGVYDRPLPTSGRDLVAAMMVLHGPYTTMTVARADSDVVQEYLLRDGHNERRGVFELPEDYAVVGIAGKPIDRSEQVNALAEDLQRDLKLRYGGATVADLAQVLEYGGLFGYPKSEVYPEGKLRIHFEAAPLAYLVEAAGGDSSDGQKSLLDVEPGGLHARTPTFLGNSELIEQVEAALGGG; via the coding sequence ATGAACACGATCGATCGGATCGAACGCGCGGTTCGCGAGACCTCACACTACGTGAAACGCAATCTCGGCACGCACGCTGGCAAGCGCGGCCAGACCAATCCCAGTGACGAGGTTCAGACCGGTGCCGACGTGTGGTCGGACGACCTGTTTTTCGACGCGCTCGCGCCGCTCGATGGGGTCGGCAGTTACACCAGCGAGGAGCGCTCGGAGACCGTCGATTGCGGGGAAGGGTACGCGATCGCGATCGACCCGCTAGACGGGTCGGGCAACCTCGCGTCGAACAACTCCGTCGGGACGATCGTCGGCGTCTACGACCGGCCGCTCCCGACCAGCGGCCGGGACCTGGTGGCGGCGATGATGGTCTTGCACGGCCCCTACACGACGATGACCGTCGCGCGGGCCGACAGCGACGTCGTCCAGGAGTACCTGCTCCGGGACGGCCACAACGAGCGCCGGGGCGTCTTCGAGTTGCCCGAGGACTACGCCGTCGTCGGGATCGCCGGCAAGCCCATCGACCGCTCCGAACAGGTCAACGCCCTCGCCGAGGACCTGCAACGCGACCTCAAACTCCGGTATGGCGGTGCGACCGTCGCAGACCTCGCGCAAGTTCTCGAGTACGGCGGCCTCTTCGGGTATCCGAAGTCGGAGGTGTATCCCGAGGGCAAGCTCCGGATCCACTTCGAGGCCGCGCCGCTGGCGTATCTCGTCGAGGCGGCCGGCGGCGACTCCAGCGACGGGCAGAAGTCGCTGCTCGATGTCGAGCCCGGCGGACTGCACGCCCGGACACC
- a CDS encoding DUF1405 domain-containing protein yields MSGAGIGRRMEQVVARWWGGRVPDSERVPRYVAPLPAWLEDIGLRLAWPIVAVNLVGTVFGFWYYAGQPTTLAVGGQLDAAPIPAWPLIPDSPVATLFIALSLAAWRLDLDADWLHALAFFGCIKLGLWTPYVQLALNGPGGIELWLYVFLIVSHLAMALEAFLIHRYARFAVRSVAVAVAWYAFNDVVDYFWPVLDGPHHTWLRAEPLVTTAAGVAPDHTVPAHDFAAAWAVLLTVLATFLALATRVEKLRTRLDDREA; encoded by the coding sequence ATGTCCGGGGCTGGTATCGGTCGTCGCATGGAGCAGGTCGTCGCACGATGGTGGGGTGGTCGGGTACCGGACTCCGAGAGGGTGCCCCGGTACGTCGCGCCGCTGCCGGCGTGGCTCGAGGATATCGGGTTGCGATTGGCGTGGCCGATCGTCGCGGTCAATCTCGTGGGGACGGTGTTCGGCTTCTGGTACTACGCCGGCCAGCCGACGACGCTCGCCGTGGGCGGGCAACTCGACGCCGCGCCAATCCCCGCCTGGCCGCTGATCCCTGACAGCCCGGTCGCGACGCTTTTCATCGCGCTGTCGCTCGCGGCCTGGCGGCTCGACCTCGACGCGGACTGGCTGCACGCGCTGGCGTTTTTCGGCTGTATCAAGCTCGGGCTGTGGACGCCGTACGTCCAGCTCGCGTTGAACGGTCCGGGCGGGATCGAACTGTGGCTGTACGTCTTCCTGATCGTGAGCCACCTCGCGATGGCGCTGGAAGCGTTTCTCATCCACCGCTATGCACGCTTCGCCGTCCGCTCGGTCGCGGTGGCGGTCGCGTGGTACGCGTTCAACGACGTGGTCGATTACTTCTGGCCGGTTCTGGACGGCCCCCATCACACCTGGCTGCGGGCCGAACCGCTCGTGACGACCGCCGCGGGAGTAGCCCCCGATCACACCGTCCCGGCCCACGATTTCGCGGCGGCCTGGGCCGTCCTGCTGACCGTCCTTGCGACCTTTCTCGCACTGGCGACTCGCGTCGAGAAACTACGGACGCGACTCGACGACCGGGAAGCTTGA
- a CDS encoding MBL fold metallo-hydrolase, which yields MTRVTILSDNEVVDSRPKGLRAEWGFAADVDGLLFDTGQTGIAADNADKLGLGPYETIVLSHGHYDHTKGLPAFVDDVEEIYVHPDAFEPKYHGEESIGLPYTREWIASYATINTHRDPVEVADGIYALGEIPRRYPDSSTGELRDSDGNARPDPVHDDQSLAVEGEDGLGLVLGCCHAGLRNTVAHAEDVFDRPVRTVLGGTHLRSPDPDELDEIVAWVTDRVDRIAPTHCTGHDARRKLEDAFGEDYERVGVGSTIEL from the coding sequence ATGACGCGCGTGACGATCCTCTCGGACAACGAGGTCGTCGACTCCCGACCAAAGGGGTTGCGGGCCGAGTGGGGCTTCGCCGCCGACGTCGACGGGCTGCTCTTCGACACCGGACAGACGGGAATCGCCGCAGACAACGCCGACAAACTGGGGCTGGGCCCCTACGAGACGATCGTGTTGAGCCACGGCCACTACGACCACACCAAGGGGCTGCCGGCGTTCGTCGACGACGTCGAGGAGATCTACGTCCACCCCGACGCGTTCGAGCCGAAATATCACGGCGAGGAGTCCATCGGCCTGCCGTACACCCGGGAGTGGATCGCCTCCTACGCGACGATCAACACCCACCGCGATCCGGTCGAAGTCGCTGACGGGATCTACGCGCTCGGGGAGATCCCGCGTCGCTATCCCGACAGTTCGACCGGCGAACTGCGAGATTCGGACGGCAACGCCCGCCCCGATCCCGTCCACGACGACCAGTCGCTCGCCGTCGAGGGCGAAGACGGGCTCGGGCTGGTCCTTGGGTGCTGTCACGCCGGCCTGCGGAACACGGTTGCCCACGCCGAGGACGTCTTCGATCGCCCCGTCCGGACCGTCCTCGGCGGGACGCACCTCCGGTCGCCCGATCCCGACGAACTCGACGAGATCGTCGCCTGGGTGACCGACCGCGTCGATCGGATCGCGCCCACGCACTGTACCGGCCACGACGCGCGCCGGAAGCTCGAAGACGCGTTCGGCGAGGACTACGAACGCGTCGGCGTCGGCTCGACGATCGAGTTGTAA
- a CDS encoding L-lactate permease has product MVGTLTLAALAATPIAAAFALLLVFRWSAARSMGVGWLIATVLGLAYWQMDPGWWVASAIYGGLEAIDIILIVFGAILLMNYLDISGAISTIRWHFSGIATDRRIQLLLIGLGFETIIEGVAGFGTPGALAAPLLIGLGFPPLGAAVFALFFNAPNPQFGAAGTPILGGVNAVITEGKLAEAAEPITQAQFQALVSGYSGVVTGLAFAFWGVLGIFLLAYWFGNEHERSIGGAARATAPVAPFALVLGVVAGLTQWSIAWFVGTELPSIVAGFVVFGLGLAMADRGILVPEEPWMFPERESWSDLWLGGLTLDSISGDEPKKEMPVLLAWAPYLLVGAVLLVTRWPTLDLVATLQEFTIGIPAVLGYSDLSWNLQYLYLPGTMPFIPVAILTGFLYQMDSSDTAEAWRESVRQIGPAAVTLVVVVSLTQILIQSGADPASARFDAGMMDALSQAVAFGAGAALPAVAPWIGALGGFVTGSNTVSDILFAALQYDAAEQVGVSRSIVVALQNVGGGIGNMISVQNIAAISGVVGITGREGDILRKTIVPTIIFALFAGAVGMVLVYVVAPGAF; this is encoded by the coding sequence ATGGTGGGGACGCTCACGCTGGCAGCGCTGGCAGCGACTCCGATCGCGGCGGCGTTCGCGCTGCTGCTGGTATTTCGCTGGTCGGCCGCGCGGTCGATGGGCGTCGGCTGGCTCATCGCGACAGTCCTCGGGCTGGCGTACTGGCAGATGGATCCCGGGTGGTGGGTCGCATCCGCCATCTACGGCGGGCTCGAGGCCATCGACATCATCCTGATCGTGTTCGGCGCGATCTTGCTGATGAACTACCTGGACATCAGCGGCGCGATCTCGACGATCCGGTGGCACTTCAGCGGGATCGCGACCGACCGGCGGATCCAGTTGCTGTTGATCGGGCTGGGGTTCGAGACGATCATCGAGGGCGTGGCCGGTTTCGGCACGCCCGGGGCGCTGGCCGCGCCGCTGTTGATCGGGCTGGGGTTCCCGCCGCTGGGCGCGGCCGTGTTCGCGCTATTTTTCAACGCGCCGAACCCCCAGTTCGGTGCCGCTGGGACGCCGATCCTCGGCGGCGTCAACGCCGTCATTACCGAAGGGAAACTCGCGGAAGCGGCTGAACCGATCACGCAGGCTCAGTTCCAGGCGCTGGTCTCGGGCTACTCCGGTGTGGTCACCGGGCTGGCCTTCGCGTTCTGGGGCGTGCTGGGGATCTTCCTGCTCGCGTACTGGTTCGGTAACGAGCACGAGCGCTCTATCGGCGGGGCGGCACGCGCCACCGCGCCAGTTGCGCCGTTCGCACTGGTGCTCGGCGTCGTCGCCGGGCTGACCCAGTGGTCGATCGCGTGGTTCGTCGGCACCGAACTCCCGTCGATCGTCGCCGGGTTCGTCGTCTTCGGACTCGGACTCGCGATGGCCGATCGGGGGATCCTCGTCCCCGAGGAGCCCTGGATGTTCCCGGAACGGGAATCCTGGTCAGACCTGTGGCTCGGTGGTCTGACGCTCGATAGCATCTCCGGAGACGAGCCAAAGAAGGAAATGCCCGTGCTGCTGGCCTGGGCGCCGTACCTGCTCGTCGGTGCCGTGTTGCTGGTCACGCGCTGGCCGACGCTCGATCTCGTTGCTACCCTACAGGAGTTCACGATCGGTATCCCGGCCGTGCTCGGGTACAGCGATCTCTCGTGGAACCTGCAGTATCTCTACCTGCCCGGGACGATGCCGTTCATCCCGGTCGCGATTCTGACGGGCTTTCTCTACCAGATGGACAGCTCGGACACGGCCGAGGCCTGGCGCGAATCGGTCCGTCAGATCGGCCCGGCCGCGGTGACGCTTGTCGTCGTCGTCTCGCTGACCCAGATCCTGATCCAGTCGGGTGCCGACCCCGCCAGTGCCCGTTTCGATGCGGGGATGATGGACGCGCTCTCGCAAGCCGTCGCGTTCGGTGCTGGAGCGGCACTGCCGGCGGTCGCTCCCTGGATCGGTGCGCTCGGCGGCTTCGTCACCGGATCGAACACCGTCTCGGACATCCTGTTCGCCGCGCTCCAGTACGACGCGGCCGAGCAAGTCGGCGTCTCCCGGTCGATCGTCGTCGCGCTCCAGAACGTCGGCGGCGGCATCGGGAACATGATCTCCGTCCAGAACATCGCCGCGATCAGCGGCGTGGTCGGGATCACCGGCCGCGAAGGCGACATCCTGCGCAAGACGATCGTCCCCACGATCATCTTCGCGCTGTTCGCCGGCGCGGTCGGGATGGTGCTAGTGTACGTCGTGGCTCCCGGGGCGTTCTAA